From Mustela nigripes isolate SB6536 chromosome 13, MUSNIG.SB6536, whole genome shotgun sequence, one genomic window encodes:
- the LOC131998609 gene encoding olfactory receptor 11H4, whose amino-acid sequence MSFFFIGLRPMNWSAAHIHIVTEFVLLGFPGCWEIQIFLFLFFLLVYVLTLLGNGTIICAVRWDPRLHTPMYFLLGNFAFLEIWYASSTVPNMLVNILSKTKAISFSGCFLQFYFFFSLGTTECLFLAVMAYDRYLAICHPLHYPTIMTGKLCRILVSLCWLIGFLGYPIPIFFISQLPFCRSNIIDHFLCDMDPLMALSCAPAPITEFVFYTQSSFVLFFTIMYILRSYILLLRTVFQVPSAAGQRKAFSTCGSHLAVVSLFYGTVMVMYVSPTYGIPSLMQKILTLVYSVMTPLFNPLIYSLRNKDMKLALRNILFRMKISQNS is encoded by the coding sequence ATGTCTTTCTTCTTCATAGGTTTAAGACCCATGAACTGGTCAGCAGCACACATTCACATAGTAACTGAGTTTGTTCTTCTGGGATTCCCTGGTTGCTGGGAGATACAGATTttcctcttcttgttctttttgttggttTATGTCTTGACTTTGCTGGGGAATGGAACCATCATCTGTGCAGTGAGATGGGACCCAAGACTACATACCCCAATGTACTTTCTGCTGGGAAATTTTGCCTTCCTTGAGATCTGGTATGCTTCTTCCACTGTTCCTAACATGCTAGTTAACATTCTCTCCAAAACCAAGGCCATCTCATTTTCTGGATGCTTCCTCcagttctatttcttcttttccctggGCACAACTGAATGTCTCTTCCTGGCAGTAATGGCTTATGATCGGTACCTGGCCATCTGCCACCCACTGCACTACCCCACAATCATGACTGGGAAACTCTGTAGAATTCTGGTGTCTCTCTGCTGGCTTATTGGATTCCTTGGTTACCCAATACCCATTTTCTTCATCTCCCAACTCCCCTTCTGTAGATCCAATATCATTGATCACTTCCTGTGCGACATGGACCCACTGATGGCTCTGTCTTGTGCTCCAGCTCCCATTACTGAATTTGTCTTTTATACTCAGAgctcctttgttctcttttttactATTATGTACATTCTTCGATCCTATATCCTATTGCTCAGAACTGTTTTTCAGGTCCCTTCCGCAGCTGGCCAGAGAAAGGCCTTTTCCACCTGTGGTTCTCACTTAGCTGTGGTGTCACTTTTTTACGGGACAGTCATGGTAATGTATGTGAGTCCTACATATGGCATCCCATCTTTGATGCAGAAGATTCTCACACTGGTGTATTCAGTAATGACTCCTCTCTTTAATCCCCTCATCTATAGTCTTCGCAATAAGGACATGAAACTTGCCCTGAGAAACATCCTGTTTAGAATGAAAATTAGTCAAAACTCTTGA